From one Streptomyces sp. CA-210063 genomic stretch:
- a CDS encoding outer membrane protein assembly factor BamB family protein: protein MTQPPDQPPQGGFGTPQHPPHQSQPQPPQPPYGYPQTPPPQGPPAQGPGYGYPQQPPAQQGPYAQPAQSGQYAQPQQPGPYAQPQQSGPYAQPGPYNPASQAGYGYPQPQYPGGPTPPDGGGGSKNPFKGKPAMIVGAAVAALLVVGGTVFAVTSLGDDGEKKPVAKESASPTGDGKPTPSPTQPVNKGDGSGDGAEDVDVSDLNADRKAGEAKVLWYKSAPDAPGSGANAPGLWVTDKVAVKPAYKQLFAYNVGDGNPAWDPIEFPGKVCSVTPEATSGGRVVISYQKTTSANAECDQLQQVDLNTGEKGWSAELEKSDLFDSASSVQLSVTGDTLMVGRSQSGTAYDVNTGKKLWDKKNYGQSCYPAGFAGGTRLISLSSCAVTTDKEHDEVQELDPKTGKAKWTWKVPKGWRVEHAYSVDPLVLYLTNEEDNTWNIATLKADGSIRSQVDPAAEPFAPECDGGIITRDIQSCVGVAADANTVYLPTEEKDGTNEIVALNLATGKEKWRVKSPSSDAVMASVKIDGSKLIAYVEPSQGEGGQVVSFPTTGGNHKATKLLQLPASAAKIESTFYREAVDYVDGRFYISNTLLNGADDAKEKLMLAYGK from the coding sequence ATGACTCAGCCACCCGATCAGCCGCCGCAGGGCGGCTTCGGAACTCCGCAGCACCCACCACACCAGTCACAGCCGCAACCGCCGCAACCGCCGTACGGCTACCCGCAGACGCCCCCGCCGCAGGGCCCGCCCGCGCAGGGCCCCGGCTACGGCTACCCCCAGCAACCGCCCGCGCAACAGGGCCCGTACGCCCAGCCCGCGCAGTCCGGTCAGTACGCCCAGCCGCAGCAGCCCGGCCCGTACGCGCAGCCGCAGCAGTCGGGGCCGTACGCGCAGCCCGGCCCGTACAACCCGGCGTCGCAGGCCGGTTACGGCTACCCGCAGCCCCAGTACCCGGGCGGGCCCACCCCGCCGGACGGCGGCGGAGGCTCGAAGAACCCCTTCAAGGGCAAGCCCGCGATGATTGTCGGCGCCGCCGTGGCCGCGCTGCTCGTGGTCGGCGGCACGGTGTTCGCGGTGACGAGCCTCGGTGACGACGGCGAGAAGAAGCCGGTCGCCAAGGAGAGCGCGAGCCCCACCGGGGACGGCAAGCCCACCCCTTCGCCCACCCAGCCCGTCAACAAGGGCGACGGCAGCGGCGACGGCGCCGAGGACGTCGACGTCTCCGACCTCAACGCGGACCGCAAGGCCGGCGAGGCGAAGGTGCTCTGGTACAAGAGCGCGCCCGACGCCCCCGGTTCCGGCGCCAACGCCCCCGGCCTGTGGGTGACCGACAAGGTCGCGGTGAAGCCGGCGTACAAGCAGCTCTTCGCCTACAACGTCGGTGACGGGAACCCTGCCTGGGACCCGATCGAGTTCCCCGGCAAGGTCTGCTCGGTCACCCCGGAGGCGACCTCCGGCGGCCGGGTCGTGATCTCGTACCAGAAGACCACCTCGGCGAACGCCGAGTGCGACCAGCTCCAGCAGGTGGACCTGAACACCGGCGAGAAGGGCTGGTCGGCGGAGCTGGAGAAGAGCGACCTGTTCGACAGCGCCAGCAGCGTGCAGCTGTCCGTCACCGGTGACACGTTGATGGTGGGCCGCTCGCAGTCCGGGACGGCGTACGACGTCAACACCGGCAAGAAGCTGTGGGACAAGAAGAACTACGGCCAGTCCTGCTACCCGGCCGGGTTCGCGGGCGGCACGCGGCTGATCTCCCTCTCCTCCTGCGCGGTGACCACCGACAAGGAGCACGACGAGGTCCAGGAGCTGGACCCGAAGACCGGCAAGGCCAAGTGGACGTGGAAGGTCCCCAAGGGCTGGCGGGTCGAGCACGCGTACTCCGTGGACCCGCTCGTCCTCTACCTCACCAATGAGGAAGACAACACCTGGAACATCGCGACCCTGAAGGCCGACGGCTCGATCCGTTCACAGGTCGACCCCGCCGCCGAGCCGTTCGCGCCCGAGTGCGACGGCGGGATCATCACCCGCGACATCCAGAGCTGCGTGGGCGTCGCGGCCGACGCGAACACCGTCTACCTGCCGACCGAGGAGAAGGACGGCACGAACGAGATCGTCGCGCTGAACCTCGCGACCGGCAAGGAGAAGTGGCGCGTCAAGTCCCCCTCCTCCGACGCGGTGATGGCGTCGGTCAAGATCGACGGCTCGAAGCTGATCGCGTACGTGGAGCCGTCGCAGGGCGAGGGCGGCCAGGTCGTGTCCTTCCCGACGACCGGCGGCAACCACAAGGCGACCAAGCTCCTGCAACTGCCGGCGAGCGCCGCGAAGATCGAGAGCACCTTCTACAGGGAGGCCGTCGACTACGTGGACGGGCGCTTCTACATCTCCAACACCCTGCTGAACGGTGCCGACGACGCGAAGGAGAAGTTGATGCTGGCCTACGGCAAGTGA
- a CDS encoding DUF2269 domain-containing protein translates to MKTSRPVRRGFLVVHVAASACWLGLTLGLLALGVTAGTTGSSETVEASVRAMKLFADWLLIPVALLTFGSGLVLSLGTPWGLARHRWVWTKFWLTLATLTATVFALRPGVNSALTAVAAGGPLPDAGDVLFGPVVSLTAYVFMTAISVLKPWGLTRRGRRLRQATARGERAATGRTTRTEGPGRAADSVAATASTTSTGSRSSTTRASR, encoded by the coding sequence ATGAAGACAAGCCGTCCCGTACGCCGGGGCTTCCTCGTCGTCCATGTCGCCGCCTCCGCCTGCTGGCTCGGGCTCACGCTCGGGCTGCTCGCGCTCGGGGTCACCGCGGGCACCACCGGGTCCTCGGAGACGGTGGAGGCGTCCGTCCGGGCCATGAAGCTGTTCGCGGACTGGCTCCTGATCCCGGTCGCGCTCCTGACGTTCGGCAGCGGGCTGGTGCTGTCGCTGGGCACCCCGTGGGGGCTGGCCCGGCACCGCTGGGTCTGGACGAAGTTCTGGCTGACCCTGGCCACCCTCACCGCCACGGTCTTCGCGCTGCGCCCCGGCGTGAACTCGGCGCTCACCGCCGTCGCGGCGGGCGGCCCGCTGCCCGACGCGGGAGACGTGCTGTTCGGACCGGTCGTCTCGCTGACCGCGTACGTCTTCATGACCGCCATCTCGGTGCTGAAGCCCTGGGGCCTCACCAGGCGTGGCCGTCGGCTGCGGCAGGCCACCGCCCGCGGCGAGCGGGCCGCCACGGGGCGCACGACTCGGACCGAGGGCCCCGGCCGCGCGGCCGACAGCGTCGCCGCGACCGCGTCGACGACCTCGACCGGGAGCCGCTCCTCGACGACGCGGGCAAGCCGCTGA
- a CDS encoding ABC-F family ATP-binding cassette domain-containing protein: protein MAVNLVNVENVSKVYGTRALLDGVSLGVSEGDRIGVVGRNGDGKTTLIRMLAKLEEADSGRVTHSGGIHVGVLTQHDSLDPAATVRHEVIRDMADHEWAGNSKIRDVLTGLFGGLDLPGFPQGLDTVIGPLSGGERRRIALAKLLIEEQDLIVLDEPTNHLDVEGISWLAQHLRERRSALVCVTHDRWFLDQVCTRMWDVQKGSVFEYEGGYSDYVFARAERERIAATEETKRQNLVRKELAWLRRGAPARTSKPRFRVEAANELIADVPPPRDTSELMKFASSRLGRTVFDLEDVTVQAGPKVLLKHLTWHLGPGDRIGLVGVNGAGKTSLLRAMAEAARSDGEKQPAAGRVVTGKTVKLAYLSQEVAELDPTWRVLQAVQQIRDRVDLGKGREMTAGQLCETFGFNKEKQWTPVGDLSGGERRRLQILRLLMDEPNVLFLDEPTNDLDIETLTQLEDLLDGWPGSMIVISHDRFFIERTTDKVFALLGDATLRMLPRGIDEYIERRHKMEEAAAASAGVAVKPAAEAAQKNAADARAAKKELQKIERQLDKVSEKEAKLHARIAENATDFAKVGELDGELRALGAEKEELEMRWLELAEEA from the coding sequence ATGGCCGTCAACCTGGTCAATGTCGAGAACGTCAGCAAGGTGTACGGCACCCGCGCCCTGCTCGACGGGGTCTCGCTCGGCGTCTCCGAAGGGGACCGGATCGGCGTCGTGGGGCGGAACGGGGACGGGAAGACGACCCTGATCCGGATGCTCGCGAAGCTGGAGGAGGCCGACTCCGGGCGCGTGACCCACTCCGGCGGCATCCACGTCGGCGTGCTCACCCAGCACGACTCCCTGGACCCGGCCGCCACCGTCCGGCACGAGGTCATCCGGGACATGGCGGACCACGAGTGGGCGGGCAACTCCAAGATCCGGGACGTACTGACCGGGCTCTTCGGCGGGCTCGACCTGCCGGGGTTCCCGCAGGGGCTCGACACCGTCATCGGCCCGCTCTCCGGCGGTGAGCGGCGGCGTATCGCGCTCGCCAAGCTGCTCATCGAGGAGCAGGACCTGATCGTTCTCGACGAGCCCACCAACCACCTCGACGTGGAGGGCATCTCCTGGCTCGCCCAGCACCTCCGTGAGCGGCGCTCCGCGCTGGTCTGCGTCACCCACGACCGGTGGTTCCTGGACCAGGTGTGCACGCGGATGTGGGACGTGCAGAAGGGCTCGGTCTTCGAGTACGAGGGCGGGTACTCCGACTACGTCTTCGCACGCGCCGAGCGGGAGCGCATCGCCGCCACCGAGGAGACCAAGCGGCAGAACCTGGTCCGCAAGGAACTGGCGTGGCTGCGGCGCGGGGCGCCCGCCCGTACGTCGAAGCCGCGGTTCCGGGTCGAGGCGGCGAACGAACTGATCGCGGACGTGCCGCCGCCGCGCGACACCAGCGAGCTGATGAAGTTCGCGTCGTCCCGGCTGGGCAGGACCGTCTTCGACCTGGAGGACGTCACCGTGCAGGCCGGGCCGAAGGTGCTGCTGAAGCATCTGACGTGGCACCTCGGGCCGGGCGACCGGATCGGACTCGTCGGGGTCAACGGCGCCGGCAAGACCTCCCTGCTGCGGGCCATGGCCGAGGCCGCGCGCAGCGACGGCGAGAAGCAGCCCGCCGCCGGACGCGTCGTCACCGGCAAGACCGTCAAGCTCGCGTACCTGTCCCAGGAGGTCGCCGAGCTCGACCCCACCTGGCGGGTGCTCCAGGCCGTGCAGCAGATCCGCGACCGCGTCGACCTCGGCAAGGGGCGCGAGATGACGGCGGGGCAGCTCTGCGAGACCTTCGGGTTCAACAAGGAGAAGCAGTGGACGCCGGTGGGCGACCTCAGCGGTGGTGAGCGGCGGCGGCTCCAGATTCTGCGGCTGCTCATGGACGAGCCCAACGTCCTCTTCCTCGACGAGCCGACGAACGACCTCGACATCGAGACCCTCACGCAGTTGGAGGACCTCCTCGACGGCTGGCCGGGGTCGATGATCGTGATCTCCCACGACCGGTTCTTCATCGAGCGCACGACCGACAAGGTGTTCGCCCTCCTCGGCGACGCGACGCTGCGGATGCTGCCGCGCGGGATCGACGAGTACATCGAGCGGCGCCACAAGATGGAGGAGGCCGCCGCGGCCTCCGCCGGGGTGGCCGTGAAGCCCGCCGCCGAGGCCGCGCAGAAGAACGCCGCGGACGCCCGGGCCGCGAAGAAGGAACTCCAGAAGATCGAGCGGCAGTTGGACAAGGTCTCCGAGAAGGAGGCGAAGTTGCACGCGCGGATCGCGGAGAACGCGACGGACTTCGCGAAGGTGGGGGAACTCGACGGGGAGTTGCGGGCGTTGGGCGCCGAGAAGGAAGAGCTTGAGATGCGGTGGCTGGAACTCGCCGAGGAAGCGTGA
- a CDS encoding sensor histidine kinase yields MQIFRMTARLRPRSVRAKIVALLMLPIVSLMALWSYAAVTTVASIGDTERAKDVNSELLAPVAEFVTALQAERTAAIRYAAKRTETGLDELRADQQTTDKAVTELRAGLNSSSSDAGLIDSGLPKRLDALEADFSDLAALRAETTASGAKDAVSTAYTQYSAVIDHAFAVTGALTSEKGTDATSEARVVLELSRARDAVAREQALLAAATASGTLTKEQYAQFIGAVATQRELLKPAVADLKPEHQPAYNVLLESDGYTTLAEVEDRVTDAGAGAVSAAVLRDWDSSSTTVLKGLAEAEEAAGTGAAAKADAFGWDSLGASGVAVVLGLVGVLLSLLVSVGVGRGLIVELLDLRNSALEVAGRRLPQAMRKLHAGQGVDIDAEAPMRRLAGDELAQVGTALTAVQRAALKAAAERAELLSGISGVYVSLARRSQVLLHRQLDLLSVMEQRQQEQQNHAELYDLYRIDYLATRMRRHSESLLILSGIAPGRGWRDPIALSDILRAAVAEIEDATRVQIWAAPRVSLNGGSVADVIHLLAELVENAAAFSPPSTKVQLRAARLRDGVLIEVEDSGFGMNEEAMADANRKIQSEKVDLLDAKQIGLIVVNRLADRQGLRVELRQSTNGGVAAAVFIPENLIRDDMPVHQESAPDGRSLAPASALIQRQRP; encoded by the coding sequence ATGCAAATCTTCCGAATGACCGCCCGGCTGCGACCCAGATCCGTGCGGGCGAAGATCGTCGCCCTGTTGATGCTGCCCATCGTGTCGCTGATGGCGCTGTGGAGCTACGCCGCCGTGACGACCGTGGCGAGCATCGGTGACACCGAGCGTGCCAAGGACGTCAACAGCGAACTGCTCGCGCCGGTCGCGGAGTTCGTGACCGCCCTGCAGGCCGAGCGGACCGCCGCCATCCGGTACGCGGCCAAGCGCACCGAAACCGGCCTGGACGAACTGCGGGCCGACCAGCAGACCACCGACAAGGCCGTGACGGAGCTCCGCGCGGGCCTCAACTCCTCCAGCTCGGACGCGGGCCTCATCGACAGCGGTCTGCCCAAACGCCTGGACGCCCTCGAAGCCGACTTCAGCGACCTGGCGGCCCTGCGCGCGGAGACCACCGCGTCCGGGGCGAAGGACGCGGTGTCGACGGCGTACACCCAGTACTCGGCGGTCATCGACCACGCCTTCGCCGTGACCGGTGCGCTCACCAGCGAGAAGGGCACCGACGCGACCTCCGAGGCGCGTGTCGTCCTCGAACTCTCCCGCGCCCGCGACGCCGTCGCCCGCGAGCAGGCGCTGCTGGCCGCCGCCACCGCCTCCGGGACGCTCACCAAGGAGCAGTACGCGCAGTTCATCGGCGCCGTCGCCACCCAGCGCGAGCTGCTGAAGCCGGCTGTCGCCGACCTCAAGCCCGAGCACCAGCCCGCCTACAACGTGCTGCTGGAGAGCGACGGTTACACCACCCTCGCCGAGGTCGAGGACCGGGTGACCGACGCCGGGGCGGGAGCCGTGTCGGCGGCCGTGCTGCGGGACTGGGACTCCTCCTCGACGACCGTGCTCAAGGGCCTCGCCGAGGCGGAGGAGGCCGCCGGTACGGGCGCGGCGGCCAAGGCGGACGCCTTCGGCTGGGACTCGCTCGGCGCCTCCGGCGTCGCGGTCGTCCTCGGCCTCGTCGGCGTGCTCCTGTCGCTCCTCGTCTCCGTGGGCGTCGGCCGCGGCCTCATCGTCGAACTCCTCGACCTGCGCAACTCCGCCCTCGAGGTCGCCGGCCGGCGCCTGCCGCAGGCCATGCGCAAGCTGCACGCCGGGCAGGGCGTCGACATCGACGCCGAGGCCCCGATGCGGCGCCTCGCGGGTGACGAACTCGCCCAGGTGGGCACCGCGTTGACGGCGGTGCAGCGGGCCGCGCTCAAGGCGGCCGCCGAGCGCGCCGAACTCCTCAGCGGCATCTCCGGGGTGTACGTCAGCCTCGCCCGCCGCAGCCAGGTGCTGCTCCACCGCCAGCTCGACCTGCTCAGCGTGATGGAGCAGCGCCAGCAGGAACAGCAGAACCACGCCGAGCTGTACGACCTCTACCGCATCGACTACCTCGCCACGCGGATGCGGCGCCACTCCGAGTCGCTGCTCATCCTGTCCGGGATCGCCCCCGGCCGCGGCTGGCGCGACCCGATCGCGCTGTCGGACATCCTGCGGGCCGCCGTCGCCGAGATCGAGGACGCGACCCGCGTGCAGATCTGGGCCGCACCACGTGTGTCGCTGAACGGCGGTTCCGTCGCCGACGTCATCCATCTGCTCGCCGAACTCGTCGAGAACGCCGCCGCGTTCTCCCCGCCCTCCACCAAGGTGCAGCTGCGCGCCGCCCGGCTGCGCGACGGGGTCCTCATCGAGGTCGAGGACAGCGGCTTCGGCATGAACGAGGAGGCGATGGCCGACGCCAACCGCAAGATCCAGTCGGAGAAGGTCGACCTCCTCGACGCCAAGCAGATCGGTCTGATCGTGGTGAACCGGCTCGCCGACCGCCAGGGTCTGCGCGTCGAATTGCGCCAGTCGACCAACGGAGGAGTCGCCGCGGCCGTCTTCATCCCCGAGAACCTGATCCGCGACGACATGCCCGTCCACCAGGAGTCGGCCCCCGACGGGCGCTCTCTGGCCCCGGCGTCGGCGCTGATCCAGCGGCAGCGGCCGTAG
- a CDS encoding acyltransferase family protein, with amino-acid sequence MSASVSARELAAVTPSTRDRYVDLLRVASLGTVVLGHWLMAAVTTGGDGRVEVGNLLAVEPRLQILTWALQIMPVFFFVGGFSHALSYRSLSRKSTDETDEGASVYPAFLRARLQRLLRPTMVFIGVWGAAAVLLQLAGGGGGLLDVALRLVAQPLWFIGIYLAMVAFTPPLLKLHERYGWGAFGGLVAAAALVDVLRFALDVPFVEFLNFAFVWLAIHQLGFLRADGRLTRPYLLAGAGLAGAALLVAYGPYPLSMVGMPGEKVSNMAPPTFALLCHGLWLVGAVEWLRGPVTRWLERPKVWRAVVAANGISMTAFLWHLSAMLGVYGVLLALDVPLPAPATGAWWAQLPLRIAAAAVLTAVLVTAFRSFERPAARSSRASGSRRPGAYSGPAAALGVTLCLFGVLGLSMVGFGGLFEGRSALLIAVQVTAPMAVAMTVAGWSLVELIGRAKRSSA; translated from the coding sequence ATGAGTGCAAGCGTGAGTGCGAGAGAACTCGCCGCCGTCACCCCGTCCACCCGAGACCGGTACGTCGACCTCCTCCGCGTCGCCTCCCTCGGCACGGTCGTCCTCGGCCACTGGCTGATGGCGGCCGTGACCACCGGCGGTGACGGGCGGGTCGAGGTGGGGAACCTCCTCGCCGTCGAGCCACGGCTCCAGATCCTCACCTGGGCCCTGCAGATCATGCCGGTGTTCTTCTTCGTCGGCGGCTTCTCGCACGCCCTCTCCTACCGCTCGCTCAGCCGAAAGAGCACGGATGAGACGGATGAGGGGGCATCCGTCTACCCCGCCTTCCTCCGCGCCCGTCTTCAGCGGCTCCTCCGCCCCACCATGGTGTTCATAGGTGTGTGGGGTGCCGCCGCCGTCCTTCTCCAACTCGCGGGCGGAGGCGGCGGACTGCTCGACGTCGCGCTGCGGCTGGTCGCGCAGCCGTTGTGGTTCATCGGGATCTATCTCGCGATGGTCGCCTTCACCCCGCCGCTGCTGAAGCTGCATGAGAGGTACGGGTGGGGCGCGTTCGGGGGGCTGGTCGCGGCCGCCGCGCTCGTGGACGTGCTGCGGTTCGCGCTCGACGTGCCGTTCGTCGAGTTCCTCAACTTCGCCTTCGTGTGGCTCGCGATCCACCAACTCGGGTTCCTGCGGGCCGACGGGCGGCTGACACGGCCGTATCTGCTCGCCGGCGCGGGGCTCGCGGGGGCCGCGCTGCTGGTGGCGTACGGGCCGTATCCGCTGTCGATGGTCGGGATGCCGGGCGAGAAGGTGTCGAACATGGCGCCGCCGACCTTCGCGCTGCTGTGCCACGGGCTGTGGCTGGTCGGCGCGGTGGAGTGGCTGCGCGGGCCGGTGACGCGGTGGCTGGAGCGGCCGAAGGTGTGGCGGGCGGTCGTGGCGGCCAACGGCATCTCGATGACGGCGTTTTTGTGGCATCTTTCGGCCATGCTCGGGGTGTACGGCGTCCTGCTCGCGCTGGATGTGCCGCTGCCCGCGCCCGCGACGGGTGCCTGGTGGGCCCAACTGCCCCTGCGGATCGCCGCCGCGGCCGTCCTCACGGCGGTCCTCGTCACCGCCTTCCGGAGCTTCGAGCGGCCCGCCGCACGGTCGTCCCGGGCGAGTGGTTCGCGCAGGCCGGGGGCGTATTCCGGTCCCGCCGCGGCCCTCGGGGTGACCTTGTGTCTCTTCGGTGTGCTCGGGCTCTCCATGGTCGGTTTCGGCGGGCTGTTCGAGGGGCGTTCGGCTCTGTTGATCGCCGTCCAGGTGACCGCGCCGATGGCGGTGGCCATGACGGTCGCCGGGTGGTCGCTGGTGGAACTCATTGGTCGTGCCAAACGGTCAAGTGCTTGA
- a CDS encoding 4-(cytidine 5'-diphospho)-2-C-methyl-D-erythritol kinase, translating to MSVTVRVPAKVNVQLAVGGARPDGFHDLANVFLAVGLYDEVTATPADELTVTCEGPGADQVPLDRTNLAARAALALAERHGIEAAVHLHIAKDIPVAGGMAGGSADAAGALLACDTLWGTNASRDELLDICAALGSDVPFSLVGGAALGTGRGEQLRPLDVGGSFHWVFAVADGGLSTPAVYREFDRLHEYDVVPEPVASQVLIDALAKGDVDALADFLPDSNGLQPAALSLFPKLADTLAEGRAAGALAGLVSGSGPTTAFLARDAESARAIAQGLLASGTCRAARVAASPAPGATVIP from the coding sequence GTGAGCGTCACCGTTCGCGTCCCCGCCAAGGTCAATGTGCAGCTCGCGGTCGGCGGCGCCCGGCCCGACGGGTTCCACGACCTGGCCAACGTCTTCCTCGCCGTCGGGCTGTACGACGAGGTCACCGCCACCCCGGCCGACGAGCTGACCGTCACCTGCGAGGGCCCCGGCGCCGACCAGGTCCCCCTGGACCGTACGAACCTCGCCGCCCGCGCCGCGCTCGCGCTGGCGGAACGCCACGGCATCGAGGCCGCCGTGCACCTGCACATCGCCAAGGACATCCCCGTCGCCGGCGGCATGGCCGGCGGCAGCGCGGACGCGGCCGGCGCGCTGCTCGCCTGCGACACCCTGTGGGGCACGAACGCCTCGCGCGACGAACTCCTCGACATCTGCGCCGCGTTGGGGAGTGATGTGCCGTTCAGCCTGGTGGGCGGGGCAGCCCTCGGGACCGGGAGGGGCGAGCAGCTGAGGCCCCTCGACGTGGGCGGCTCGTTCCACTGGGTGTTCGCGGTCGCCGACGGCGGGCTCTCCACCCCGGCCGTCTACCGCGAGTTCGACCGGCTCCACGAGTACGACGTCGTGCCCGAGCCCGTCGCCTCCCAGGTACTGATCGACGCGCTCGCCAAGGGCGACGTAGACGCCCTCGCGGACTTCCTGCCGGACTCCAACGGCCTCCAGCCCGCCGCCCTCTCGCTGTTCCCGAAGCTGGCCGACACCCTCGCCGAGGGCCGCGCGGCCGGCGCCCTCGCCGGGCTCGTCTCCGGCTCGGGGCCGACCACGGCGTTCCTCGCCCGGGACGCCGAGTCGGCACGCGCCATCGCTCAGGGGCTCCTCGCGTCCGGCACGTGCAGGGCGGCGCGGGTGGCCGCCTCGCCCGCACCGGGCGCGACAGTCATTCCATAA
- a CDS encoding MHYT domain-containing protein, translating to MGHMDHFSAGWVTPVLSYVMACVGSALGLRCTVRALEAEGASKRNWLTLASFAIGSGIWTMHFVAMMGFGVEGTPIRYDVPMTVLSLVMAIAVVSAGVFTAGYGRSRVRAVAFGGLGTGLGVAAMHYTGMAALNLHGEVSYNPSLVIASVVIAVVAATAALTLTLIVRGGVLAAIAALVMGLAVSSMHYTAMYAVSIDLAPSTAQLAGATATEFLFPLAVLLGSFLFLTSAYVALSPTGKRAESSFADELLREVELSTA from the coding sequence ATGGGACACATGGACCACTTCAGCGCCGGATGGGTCACCCCCGTCCTCTCCTACGTCATGGCCTGCGTCGGCTCCGCACTCGGACTGCGCTGCACCGTCAGGGCACTTGAGGCCGAGGGCGCCTCGAAGCGGAACTGGCTGACCCTCGCGTCGTTCGCGATCGGCTCGGGCATCTGGACCATGCACTTCGTGGCGATGATGGGCTTCGGCGTGGAAGGGACGCCCATCCGTTACGACGTCCCCATGACCGTCCTCAGCCTGGTGATGGCGATCGCCGTGGTCAGCGCCGGTGTCTTCACCGCCGGTTACGGCCGCTCCCGGGTCCGGGCGGTGGCCTTCGGCGGCCTGGGCACCGGGCTCGGCGTGGCCGCCATGCACTACACCGGCATGGCCGCGCTCAACCTGCACGGCGAGGTCAGCTACAACCCGTCCCTGGTCATCGCCTCCGTGGTGATCGCGGTCGTCGCCGCGACCGCCGCGTTGACGCTCACGCTGATCGTGCGGGGCGGGGTGCTCGCCGCGATCGCCGCGCTCGTGATGGGGCTCGCGGTCAGCAGCATGCACTACACCGCGATGTACGCCGTGAGCATCGATCTCGCGCCCAGCACGGCCCAGTTGGCGGGGGCCACGGCCACGGAGTTCCTGTTCCCGCTCGCCGTGTTGCTGGGGTCGTTCCTCTTCCTGACCTCCGCGTATGTGGCGCTGTCGCCGACGGGCAAACGTGCGGAGTCTTCCTTCGCCGATGAACTGCTGCGTGAGGTTGAGCTTTCGACTGCGTGA